The segment TGACAGGAGGAATAGTATGCAAACACAAATAGCCAATAAAGAAATATATAGCCAGCTGATAAAAAGTGCGGAACATATCGGCCAGCTGGCTGAACAGGAAGTATTGATCGCAGAGCAAAATTGCACAATTTCCAAGAATGTTGTCAATGCAATTGTAGATGCCGGGATCAACAGATTGATCATTCCTAAAGAATATGGTTATCCGCAAATTGATTTTCCGACTTTCTCCGATTTAATTAAAAAAATTGGCTACTACAACTTGTCAGCCGCTTGGGTAACGTATTTCTACGCTTTGCACAATGCCTGGGTCGCTTTGCTTCCAAAGCACCGGATGGATGAAATCTACGCGCATGGCGGTTTATTGACCGATATTTTTGCACCGGTCGGCCGGCTGGAGGAAACGGAAGGCGGCGTCATTTTAAATGGCAAATGGAATTTTGTAAGCGGTATCAAATATTCTGACTGGGTAGCGGTAGGCGCACTGCGCTTCACTCCTGACAGCGATATGCCCTTGCATTTCCTCCTTGCTTTAAAAGTAGAGGATGTTGAAATCGTAGAGGACTGGGACTCTTTAGGGCTGCGCGGCTCAGGCAGCCATACCATCATCGTAAAAGATTTATTCGTCCCTTCCGACATGCTGATTGATTTAAGCGAAGTTACTGTAAATCGCAGGCCTAAAAATTTGGAAATCAGCGAAGACTATTTGTATTTCAACAAGCCATACTTCCCTGCCTTCTTCATCGGGTTTCCTTCCATGGCTGTCGGCGCTGCAGAACGCATAGTGGATGAATTTGTCCAGCGTGCTAAAAATCGTATACGCTTTGATGGCACAAATGAAGGACAATCGCCAAGCAGCCAGCGTGTTGCAGGCGAATTAAAGATGAAGCTAAAAGCTGTCCAATCATTGCTTCGTGATTATGTGGAAATGCTAGCAGAAGATGCCGGCCAGCATGACAATGCCGAATATAACATGATTCGTGTCCATATTATCAAAGAATGCGTCGAAATCGCAGTCCGGGCAACCTCTTCAATCGGAGCAAGCGGTTTAAAACGGGGCTCCGTTTTGGAAGTAATGACACGCGACTTGATCACCATCAGCACGCATATAACTTCATTATACGAAGATGGCATTTCAAATTTCGGTAAATTTATGTTTGACGTACCAAACAATTCAAGAGGCTAAGGGGGAAATTCAATGAATAAAAAATTCGATGCTTTACCGGAAATCGCAAAGTTAGGACATGTTGCTTTGGTTTCAAACGATCTTGAAAAGTCTTTATGGTTTTTCGAAGAAGTCGTGGGTTTAGAAAAAACAACAGAAGTTGATGGGGTCCATTACCTGCGGGCATGGGGAGATTTTGAACATCATACGCTCTCCATTAAAGCAGGTCCTGAACCTTCAGTAGATCATATTGCCTGGAAAGCAAAGCGCCCGGAAGATGTAAATAATTTCGCGGTTTTGCTGCGTGATGCCGGTGTAGATGTTACAGAAGTAGTTGCAGGGACCGAAACTGGACAAGGAGATGCGATTCGTTTCCAATTGCCATCCGGCCATCACTTTGAAATTTATTATCAAATGGAAAAACCTAAAGTTACCGATCCGAAACTGAAGTCTGTGCTGAAAAATCAGCCGTATAAAGCTTGGCGCAAAGGGGTATCACCTCGCCGCTTTGACCATGTGAATATTGCAACAAATGCTAAAGCTTCTGATATTGTGGATTTTTTAGCTGAAAACTTAGGCTTTAAAATTCGCGAATATATAAAATCTCCGGATGATCAAGTTGTAGCCGCATGGATGAGTGTGACAGCTTTAGTCCATGATATCGCCGTCATGTCTAACCCGGTCTTCGATACATCTCATGAACTGCATCATATTTCTTATTGGTCAGATAATGCGCAGGACATTTTACGCGCCGCCGATATTTTGCGTGAAAACGGCGTTCACTTCGTTGGCCCTGGCAAACATGGC is part of the Planococcus shenhongbingii genome and harbors:
- a CDS encoding acyl-CoA dehydrogenase family protein → MQTQIANKEIYSQLIKSAEHIGQLAEQEVLIAEQNCTISKNVVNAIVDAGINRLIIPKEYGYPQIDFPTFSDLIKKIGYYNLSAAWVTYFYALHNAWVALLPKHRMDEIYAHGGLLTDIFAPVGRLEETEGGVILNGKWNFVSGIKYSDWVAVGALRFTPDSDMPLHFLLALKVEDVEIVEDWDSLGLRGSGSHTIIVKDLFVPSDMLIDLSEVTVNRRPKNLEISEDYLYFNKPYFPAFFIGFPSMAVGAAERIVDEFVQRAKNRIRFDGTNEGQSPSSQRVAGELKMKLKAVQSLLRDYVEMLAEDAGQHDNAEYNMIRVHIIKECVEIAVRATSSIGASGLKRGSVLEVMTRDLITISTHITSLYEDGISNFGKFMFDVPNNSRG
- a CDS encoding VOC family protein, whose product is MNKKFDALPEIAKLGHVALVSNDLEKSLWFFEEVVGLEKTTEVDGVHYLRAWGDFEHHTLSIKAGPEPSVDHIAWKAKRPEDVNNFAVLLRDAGVDVTEVVAGTETGQGDAIRFQLPSGHHFEIYYQMEKPKVTDPKLKSVLKNQPYKAWRKGVSPRRFDHVNIATNAKASDIVDFLAENLGFKIREYIKSPDDQVVAAWMSVTALVHDIAVMSNPVFDTSHELHHISYWSDNAQDILRAADILRENGVHFVGPGKHGISQAMYVYTTDPGSGVRLELFSNSYLILDPDWEPVEWSLEEMQVGFTYWGEQAAAGEDANTTINAGSPIEQAIK